A portion of the Leifsonia sp. EB41 genome contains these proteins:
- a CDS encoding helix-turn-helix domain-containing protein translates to MSRTSSAGPSAAELLRTHRVGRSMTIESLAQSSGVSDRTISDIERGVSRSPQQRTLHALATALRLGDAEATALYRAARPAARRPLPPDRATAIAPVPVGDFTGRELELAAIAERLSESASSGVPLLVVICGSPGIGKTTTAVEVLHRISAGARELFVDLAGLEALPLTPLQTLQSLLQQSGQGATARSLDAAAAAWRTVSAAEPTVVLLDNAANEEQLRPVLGASAPGTAVIATSRRSLSGLADAARVTLEPLAPGESIDLLAQIIPAAQRTPAELAELARLCGDVPLALRIAGNRIASQPSWTTADFIERMRSEEHRLRALRAGDLAVGAAFASSYDHLAPELRDLYRSLPLIEGMTFDARLAAAVIPTDLLDTEDLLDELTDLGLVEARGSTRYRLHSLARLHAADRMRSELDSETIRERRDNLRGWLMTTAARAGAWFEHEQTERTLSDAKGLGFLDRDAARAWLELEADSWFAAYRESAALGMHPDVLRVADSLHWFSDLWLAWGHWHEFFSVSAASASALGDALQEAAQFGYLAWADIVELSDPALAERDAIRAVEAADRSGDDDQRGWARFYLAWARDLLGRSGDAIEQAEDAVALFEAAGDREGVLQATSLIAAAFQKHYGPEEAIEAHRGLLEQLAVHEADLPENIALFTRSSAEQFLARAYLTVGRFAEAIGAARSSLAAAERIGYQRGIMFNLLSIAQAEAESDDGDLDEARHALDRAERLIADGLARPARFAAASEAVQRRRNGSTTTLGRTADAD, encoded by the coding sequence GTGAGCCGAACATCGAGCGCAGGGCCTTCGGCGGCCGAGCTGCTCCGCACGCACCGCGTGGGCAGGTCCATGACCATCGAGTCCCTCGCCCAGTCCTCGGGTGTCAGCGACCGGACGATCAGCGACATCGAACGCGGAGTCAGCCGCAGCCCGCAACAGCGCACGCTTCATGCGCTGGCGACGGCACTCCGGCTCGGCGACGCGGAGGCGACCGCGCTGTACCGAGCTGCGCGCCCGGCCGCACGCCGCCCGCTGCCGCCGGACCGGGCGACCGCGATCGCTCCAGTGCCGGTCGGGGACTTCACCGGGCGCGAGCTCGAACTGGCCGCCATCGCCGAACGCCTGTCGGAGAGCGCGTCCAGCGGTGTGCCGCTGCTCGTCGTGATCTGCGGCTCCCCCGGCATCGGCAAGACCACGACGGCAGTGGAGGTCCTCCACCGCATCTCCGCCGGCGCGAGGGAGCTCTTCGTCGATCTCGCCGGCCTGGAGGCGCTGCCGCTCACTCCGCTGCAGACGCTGCAGTCCCTCCTGCAGCAGAGCGGGCAGGGTGCCACGGCTCGCAGCCTCGACGCCGCCGCCGCCGCGTGGCGCACCGTCTCGGCGGCCGAGCCGACGGTCGTGTTGCTGGACAATGCCGCCAACGAGGAGCAGCTGCGCCCCGTGCTTGGGGCGAGCGCGCCGGGGACGGCGGTCATCGCGACGTCGCGTCGGAGCCTGTCCGGTCTGGCGGACGCCGCACGGGTCACGCTCGAACCCCTGGCTCCGGGCGAGAGCATCGACCTGCTCGCGCAGATCATCCCGGCGGCGCAGCGCACCCCGGCCGAGCTCGCCGAGCTCGCGCGGCTCTGCGGCGACGTCCCCCTCGCCCTGCGCATCGCCGGCAACCGGATCGCGAGCCAGCCGTCGTGGACCACTGCTGACTTCATCGAAAGGATGCGCTCCGAGGAGCACCGACTCCGAGCCTTGCGGGCGGGCGACCTCGCGGTCGGCGCAGCCTTCGCCTCCTCGTACGATCACCTCGCCCCGGAGCTGCGCGACCTCTACCGCTCGCTTCCGCTGATCGAGGGGATGACGTTCGACGCGCGTCTTGCCGCGGCCGTCATTCCGACGGATCTGCTCGACACGGAGGACCTCCTCGACGAGCTCACCGATCTGGGCCTCGTGGAAGCCCGCGGCAGCACGCGCTACCGACTGCACTCACTCGCCCGCCTCCACGCTGCGGACCGGATGCGGAGCGAACTGGACAGCGAGACCATCCGCGAACGGCGGGACAATCTCCGGGGCTGGCTGATGACGACCGCGGCACGTGCGGGCGCGTGGTTCGAGCATGAGCAGACCGAACGCACGCTGTCCGACGCGAAGGGCCTCGGTTTCCTCGATCGCGACGCGGCGCGCGCCTGGCTCGAGCTCGAGGCCGACAGCTGGTTCGCCGCCTACCGCGAGTCGGCCGCGCTCGGGATGCACCCCGACGTCCTCCGCGTGGCGGACTCGCTGCACTGGTTCTCCGATCTGTGGCTGGCGTGGGGCCACTGGCACGAGTTCTTCAGCGTGTCCGCGGCCTCGGCATCCGCGCTCGGCGATGCGCTCCAGGAGGCCGCCCAGTTCGGGTATCTGGCGTGGGCCGACATCGTCGAGCTGTCCGATCCCGCTCTGGCCGAGCGCGATGCGATCCGCGCCGTCGAAGCGGCCGATCGTTCCGGCGACGACGATCAGCGCGGGTGGGCGCGGTTCTATCTGGCGTGGGCCCGCGACCTGCTCGGACGCTCCGGAGACGCGATCGAGCAGGCCGAGGACGCCGTCGCGCTCTTCGAAGCGGCGGGCGACCGCGAGGGCGTGTTGCAGGCGACGTCGCTGATCGCCGCAGCGTTCCAGAAGCACTACGGGCCCGAAGAGGCGATCGAGGCGCACCGGGGGCTTCTGGAGCAGCTGGCCGTCCACGAGGCCGACCTGCCTGAGAACATCGCGCTGTTCACCCGCAGTTCGGCCGAGCAGTTCCTGGCACGCGCCTATCTGACGGTCGGTCGCTTCGCCGAGGCCATCGGGGCGGCGCGATCCAGTCTCGCCGCCGCCGAGCGGATCGGCTACCAGCGCGGCATCATGTTCAACCTCCTCTCCATCGCCCAAGCCGAAGCGGAGTCGGACGACGGCGATCTCGACGAGGCACGGCACGCGCTCGACCGCGCCGAGCGCCTGATCGCCGACGGTCTCGCCCGGCCCGCCCGGTTCGCGGCCGCCTCAGAGGCCGTGCAGCGGCGCCGGAACGGGAGCACGACGACCCTCGGCCGCACGGCGGACGCGGACTGA
- a CDS encoding alpha/beta hydrolase, whose protein sequence is MAGNPKKIPLEPQAQAFVDATSEPPFLYELTPEDGRAAVDGVQDSSIWKPEIDEEWLEIPGGPTGSVKIRIVKPAGSTGTLPVILYTHGAGWVFGDAHTHDRLVRDLAVGVNAAVVFPEYDRSPEVHYPVANEQSYAAAQWVTKHGAEKGLDASRLAVAGDSVGGNMAIALTLMAKERGDVRFAQQVLFYPVTDASFDDGSYEEFAEGYFLSRAGMKWFWDQYTTSEKDRAQITASPLRASVEQLAGLPPALVITGEADVLRDEGEAFARKLRRAGVPVTSVRFGGIIHDFVMVNSMHDTNAAKAAIRLAVAALSDALGA, encoded by the coding sequence ATGGCAGGAAACCCCAAGAAGATCCCCCTGGAGCCGCAGGCGCAGGCCTTCGTCGACGCGACCTCCGAGCCGCCCTTCCTCTACGAGCTGACGCCCGAGGACGGCCGCGCGGCCGTCGACGGCGTGCAGGACTCGTCGATCTGGAAGCCGGAGATCGACGAGGAATGGCTGGAGATCCCCGGCGGTCCCACCGGCAGCGTGAAGATCCGGATCGTCAAACCGGCCGGAAGCACCGGAACGCTCCCCGTCATCCTGTACACGCACGGGGCCGGCTGGGTGTTCGGCGACGCCCACACGCACGACAGGCTGGTGCGCGACCTCGCGGTCGGCGTGAACGCGGCGGTCGTCTTCCCGGAGTACGACCGTTCACCCGAGGTGCACTACCCGGTGGCCAACGAGCAGTCGTACGCCGCGGCGCAGTGGGTGACGAAGCACGGCGCCGAGAAGGGCCTCGACGCCTCGCGGCTAGCCGTGGCGGGCGACTCCGTCGGCGGCAACATGGCGATCGCCCTCACCCTCATGGCGAAGGAGCGCGGGGACGTGCGCTTCGCTCAGCAGGTGTTGTTCTACCCGGTGACCGACGCCTCCTTCGACGACGGCTCCTACGAGGAGTTCGCCGAAGGCTACTTCCTCAGTCGCGCCGGCATGAAGTGGTTCTGGGACCAGTACACGACCAGCGAGAAGGACCGGGCGCAGATCACCGCGTCCCCACTGCGGGCGTCGGTCGAGCAGCTCGCCGGGCTCCCGCCCGCGCTCGTCATCACGGGCGAGGCCGACGTGCTCCGCGACGAGGGCGAGGCGTTCGCCCGCAAGCTGCGCCGAGCCGGCGTCCCGGTGACCTCGGTGCGGTTCGGCGGGATCATCCACGACTTCGTGATGGTCAACTCGATGCACGACACGAACGCCGCGAAAGCGGCGATCCGACTGGCGGTCGCGGCGCTGTCCGACGCGCTCGGCGCTTAG
- a CDS encoding MaoC family dehydratase, protein MTTSSNTDTFDPATFALVEARTFEELTVGEVFRAPSRTLTDAHASAFQAVSADNHPVHYDVEWARAHGHSAPVVHGLQVLAFTAPGATLFPHVIGEVFVAFTGLSCEFLGEVHSGDTLYPQLEITALTPSGATGTVTARATVHNQQGELVLAGEHRYLLQRTPGFEADIKPLFREFDRSSMQKAFDLWDRDDVVAHQDAILERLTSGAMPCDGAWPKPDVALFQRWIDAGSRS, encoded by the coding sequence ATGACGACATCCAGCAACACCGACACTTTCGACCCGGCGACCTTCGCTCTCGTCGAGGCCCGGACATTCGAGGAGTTGACGGTCGGCGAGGTGTTCCGAGCCCCGAGCCGTACCCTGACCGACGCGCACGCGTCGGCGTTCCAGGCCGTGTCCGCCGACAACCACCCCGTGCACTACGACGTGGAGTGGGCGCGGGCGCACGGGCATTCCGCGCCCGTTGTCCACGGGCTGCAGGTGCTGGCGTTCACAGCCCCGGGCGCCACGCTGTTCCCGCACGTCATCGGCGAGGTGTTCGTCGCGTTCACGGGGTTGAGCTGCGAGTTCCTCGGCGAGGTGCATTCCGGCGACACCCTCTACCCGCAACTGGAGATCACCGCGCTGACGCCCTCCGGAGCCACCGGCACGGTGACCGCGCGGGCGACGGTGCACAACCAACAGGGTGAACTGGTCCTCGCCGGCGAGCACCGCTATCTGTTACAGCGGACGCCGGGGTTCGAGGCCGACATCAAGCCGCTGTTCCGGGAGTTCGATCGGTCGAGCATGCAGAAGGCGTTTGATCTGTGGGACCGGGACGACGTCGTCGCGCATCAGGACGCCATCCTGGAGCGGCTCACCTCCGGAGCAATGCCGTGCGACGGCGCCTGGCCGAAACCGGATGTCGCTCTGTTCCAGCGCTGGATCGACGCCGGTTCGCGGTCTTGA
- a CDS encoding LacI family DNA-binding transcriptional regulator, with translation MARRVTLADVSKEAGVGIATVSRALAPQDHPDVSADTRLRIRAVADRLGYRPSVTARALRTSDYRAVSILLPEGIWGWWDPAVRGATAAAHELGYRVLVQPFATAERPAEEGPRTLPYAGPSTAAAIVASLVEVPTEGLLIFGSADDAGVADAAHRLRLPVMTIDDVAEDLVLPTIVTDSRLGARQGVEHLLGLGRRNIAYVGSDYSAFYVKERLLGYRDALADAGIPYREQLVIACADTVDESQRTYPEFEHFLASSPEIDAIFCEADEIAAPVLRSLRAAGRSVPTDVSLVGFDDERAALIVDPPLTTVRQPYEELGRRALDALLTLIGGGNVGLGRELVPPKLVVRDSTAPLA, from the coding sequence ATGGCTCGCAGAGTCACTCTGGCCGACGTATCGAAGGAGGCCGGCGTCGGCATCGCGACCGTTTCACGAGCGCTCGCCCCCCAGGATCATCCGGACGTGAGCGCAGACACCCGCTTGCGGATCCGCGCCGTGGCCGACCGGCTCGGCTACCGCCCCTCCGTCACGGCGCGGGCGCTGCGCACCTCGGACTACCGCGCGGTGAGCATCCTGCTCCCGGAGGGGATCTGGGGCTGGTGGGACCCCGCGGTGCGCGGCGCGACCGCAGCGGCCCACGAACTCGGCTACCGCGTGCTGGTCCAGCCGTTCGCCACGGCGGAGCGCCCCGCGGAGGAAGGCCCGCGCACCCTCCCGTACGCGGGGCCGTCGACCGCCGCCGCCATCGTGGCGAGCCTGGTGGAGGTTCCGACCGAAGGACTCCTGATCTTCGGATCGGCCGACGACGCCGGGGTCGCCGATGCGGCACACCGCCTTCGGCTGCCGGTGATGACCATCGACGACGTCGCCGAGGACCTGGTGCTTCCTACAATCGTGACCGACAGCAGGCTCGGTGCCAGACAGGGCGTGGAGCATCTCCTCGGCCTCGGTCGGCGCAACATCGCCTACGTCGGCAGCGACTACAGCGCGTTCTACGTCAAAGAGCGCCTGCTCGGCTATCGTGATGCGCTCGCGGATGCCGGTATCCCCTACCGGGAACAGCTCGTGATCGCGTGCGCTGACACGGTCGACGAATCGCAGCGGACCTACCCGGAGTTCGAGCACTTTCTCGCCTCCTCCCCAGAGATCGACGCGATCTTCTGCGAGGCCGACGAGATCGCCGCTCCGGTCCTCCGTTCCCTTCGGGCGGCGGGGCGAAGCGTGCCGACGGACGTCTCGCTCGTCGGCTTCGACGACGAACGGGCCGCCCTCATCGTCGACCCGCCCCTGACGACGGTCCGGCAACCATACGAGGAGCTGGGCCGCCGGGCGCTCGACGCACTTCTCACGCTCATCGGGGGCGGGAACGTCGGGCTCGGCCGCGAGTTGGTGCCGCCCAAGCTCGTCGTGCGGGACTCGACCGCACCTCTCGCCTGA